The Anabaena sp. WA102 genome contains a region encoding:
- a CDS encoding acyltransferase yields MAINNHVKLGKDVKIFHPHLVNLYGCEVGDETKIGCFVEIQKNVIVGAKCKVSSHTFICEGVIIDDEVFIGHGVMFTNDIYPRATNEDSSLKTEADWCVIRTYVKRRASIGSNATILAGVTIGENAIIGAGAVVTYDVPDYATVVGVPARVIGGIPNTGKLPIVAHSDQPGNTSAFKAISNRF; encoded by the coding sequence ATGGCTATAAATAACCATGTTAAATTAGGTAAAGACGTTAAAATTTTTCATCCGCACCTTGTTAATCTTTACGGTTGTGAAGTTGGAGATGAAACCAAGATTGGCTGCTTTGTTGAAATCCAGAAAAATGTCATAGTCGGAGCTAAATGCAAAGTTTCATCACATACATTTATTTGCGAAGGCGTAATCATTGATGACGAAGTGTTTATTGGTCACGGAGTGATGTTTACCAATGACATTTACCCTCGCGCAACGAATGAAGATAGCAGCCTAAAAACTGAAGCTGATTGGTGTGTAATTAGGACTTATGTGAAACGCCGTGCCTCTATTGGTAGTAATGCCACAATCCTTGCAGGAGTCACAATTGGCGAAAATGCCATAATTGGGGCTGGAGCAGTAGTCACTTATGATGTTCCTGATTACGCAACTGTGGTTGGAGTCCCTGCAAGAGTCATAGGTGGTATTCCTAATACAGGTAAGTTGCCAATAGTAGCTCATTCAGATCAACCTGGTAATACTTCGGCTTTTAAAGCAATTTCCAATAGGTTTTAG
- a CDS encoding GumC family protein — MIRKHYPYENLSKTNGHQHQYMPLLYTDQSEESNEGGLNLGKLLVVVRRRIIVIAIGTTTFASVSVGLALNKPQMYVSKFELLTEPITAEDKVVQDDRYNRGDSNKIDETQLKILQSPKLMSPITQKVQKYYPGSSAPQLNIKLLPNTQILEVSYQDPNPKKVLFVLNQASESYLKYSLEERRTKTKLGIKFVERQLPQLLNRMETLQSQLQLFRQKYGLINAEVQGQELASQFNQIVQKRLNAEMQLARTKTLYTILQKQLRLETDEAEAISILSESPDYQKLLSQLQDREATIAIKSSEYTENSPNIQTLLIQKQNLLDLVGREKRRLLGIKLSNTKMNSLDSVTPNSARLREIQKFLEINKQIEVLKTEIQSLNQAENSLRQQIKLFPFIIRQKDDLERQLKIAVDNLNRFLTERERLRIDSAQKQVPWQIITPPIQPENLALSTTQNLILGTVLGLLLSTGSALLIDKLNNVFYDLEEVKDKIKFPILGNIPHIKFGKNGQPDQKQNISKFWESFRSVYTNIALLKGDSSLRSLAVISAAPGDGKSTIAFYLAQTAAVMGKRVLLVDANLRNPSIHKILDLPNTKGLSNLIAEGLNFENVIHRHSSGTREQNYGSQKATAKDIEKLFLEDNLFILTAGEISQNPTSLLSSPQMESLTEQFKQSFDLIIYDTSHLLGFADTNILSRHTDASILVIGVGKTNRSVLAKALEQLNFSSTPILGAITVDI, encoded by the coding sequence ATGATAAGAAAACACTATCCTTATGAGAATTTGTCGAAAACAAATGGACATCAGCATCAATATATGCCTCTCCTCTACACAGATCAGTCAGAAGAGAGTAATGAAGGTGGATTAAACTTAGGTAAATTATTGGTAGTTGTTCGTCGCAGAATCATTGTAATTGCCATCGGAACAACCACTTTTGCATCTGTTAGTGTAGGATTAGCTTTGAATAAGCCTCAAATGTATGTTTCTAAATTTGAACTTTTAACTGAGCCGATAACCGCTGAAGATAAAGTAGTCCAAGATGACAGATATAACAGAGGTGATTCTAACAAAATAGATGAAACTCAGTTAAAAATTTTACAAAGTCCTAAATTGATGTCTCCTATCACCCAAAAAGTGCAAAAGTATTACCCAGGTAGCAGCGCACCTCAACTTAATATCAAACTCCTACCCAATACCCAAATTTTAGAAGTCAGTTACCAAGATCCCAACCCTAAAAAAGTTTTGTTTGTATTAAATCAAGCATCTGAATCATACTTAAAATACAGTTTAGAAGAACGCCGAACAAAAACTAAATTGGGAATTAAATTTGTTGAAAGACAATTGCCGCAACTACTAAATAGAATGGAAACTCTTCAGTCACAACTACAACTTTTTCGGCAAAAATATGGACTGATTAATGCTGAAGTTCAAGGACAGGAACTTGCTAGTCAATTTAACCAAATTGTGCAGAAACGGCTCAATGCAGAAATGCAATTAGCTAGAACTAAAACACTCTATACTATTCTACAAAAACAGTTGAGACTGGAAACGGATGAAGCAGAGGCTATTTCCATATTGAGTGAGTCTCCTGATTACCAGAAGCTATTAAGCCAACTCCAAGATAGAGAAGCTACAATTGCTATAAAATCATCTGAATATACAGAAAATAGTCCAAATATTCAAACCCTGCTGATTCAAAAACAAAATTTACTGGATTTAGTAGGCAGAGAAAAACGGCGACTTTTGGGAATAAAATTGTCAAACACAAAGATGAATTCCTTAGATTCAGTGACACCAAATTCGGCTCGTCTGCGAGAAATTCAAAAATTTCTTGAGATAAATAAACAAATTGAGGTATTAAAAACAGAAATCCAATCTCTTAATCAAGCTGAAAATTCTTTGCGGCAACAGATTAAACTCTTTCCCTTTATTATTCGTCAAAAAGATGATTTAGAACGACAATTAAAAATTGCTGTTGATAACCTTAATCGCTTTTTAACGGAACGGGAAAGATTACGCATAGATTCAGCCCAAAAGCAGGTACCTTGGCAGATAATTACTCCTCCTATTCAGCCGGAAAATCTTGCACTAAGTACCACACAAAATTTAATTTTAGGAACAGTTTTGGGCTTATTATTAAGCACGGGATCTGCTTTACTTATAGATAAGCTCAACAACGTTTTTTATGACCTTGAGGAAGTTAAAGATAAAATTAAATTTCCTATATTAGGGAATATTCCTCATATTAAGTTTGGTAAAAATGGTCAGCCTGATCAAAAACAGAACATCTCAAAGTTTTGGGAATCTTTTCGCTCTGTTTATACAAATATTGCTCTGCTCAAAGGTGATAGTTCTCTCCGTTCTCTAGCAGTCATTTCAGCGGCTCCTGGAGATGGTAAATCGACAATTGCTTTTTACCTAGCTCAGACAGCAGCAGTCATGGGTAAACGTGTGCTATTGGTGGACGCAAATCTACGTAATCCTAGTATCCATAAAATATTGGACTTGCCTAATACAAAAGGATTAAGCAATCTGATTGCTGAAGGGCTAAATTTTGAGAATGTTATACACAGACATAGTAGCGGCACCAGAGAACAAAATTATGGTTCACAGAAAGCGACTGCAAAAGATATAGAAAAATTATTCTTAGAGGATAACTTGTTTATCTTAACTGCTGGAGAAATTTCCCAAAATCCCACAAGTTTACTGTCATCTCCTCAGATGGAAAGCTTGACAGAACAATTTAAACAAAGTTTTGACTTAATCATATATGACACATCACATCTATTAGGTTTTGCAGATACTAATATCCTGAGTAGGCATACAGATGCAAGTATTTTGGTTATAGGAGTAGGTAAAACAAACCGTTCTGTTTTAGCCAAAGCATTAGAGCAATTAAATTTCTCTTCTACTCCTATTTTGGGTGCGATTACTGTTGATATATGA
- a CDS encoding WecB/TagA/CpsF family glycosyltransferase: MLTTKNQIQYLHPSPEFETSITPARIDIIGSPVTALPFEVQINIILEWAMSKVSKVICVSNTHMLVEAYWHPEFSSVLKSADIATPDGMPLVWMLKLMGAGSQNRVAGMDILLSLCKLAPLRDIHLFFLGADVVTLEKIRNKLERVFPNVKIAGMEPLPFRPLTHAEDEAIIKKIHDSGAGIVLVALGCPKQELWMNQHKDKIQAVMIGLGGAFSVFAESHKRAPYWIRHLGCEWLYRLIQEPLRLFNRYITTIPTFMWLALKQISNKFASK; encoded by the coding sequence ATGCTAACTACAAAAAATCAAATTCAATACTTACATCCATCTCCGGAATTTGAAACTTCAATAACCCCTGCCAGGATTGATATAATTGGCTCTCCTGTTACTGCCTTACCCTTTGAAGTTCAAATAAATATCATATTAGAATGGGCGATGAGTAAAGTCAGCAAAGTTATTTGCGTATCTAATACCCATATGCTCGTAGAGGCTTATTGGCATCCAGAGTTTTCCTCTGTTTTAAAGAGTGCGGATATTGCAACTCCTGACGGAATGCCGTTGGTTTGGATGTTGAAACTAATGGGTGCAGGTTCTCAAAACCGCGTTGCTGGTATGGATATTCTTTTATCTTTGTGTAAATTAGCTCCGCTAAGAGATATTCATCTTTTTTTCTTAGGTGCTGATGTAGTAACTCTAGAGAAGATAAGAAACAAGTTAGAGCGTGTCTTTCCAAATGTAAAAATTGCTGGGATGGAGCCTTTACCATTTCGTCCACTCACACACGCAGAGGATGAAGCTATTATCAAAAAGATTCACGATAGTGGTGCAGGAATAGTTTTAGTGGCTTTAGGATGTCCAAAACAAGAGTTATGGATGAACCAACACAAAGACAAAATTCAGGCTGTGATGATTGGTTTGGGGGGGGCATTTTCTGTCTTTGCAGAAAGTCATAAAAGAGCGCCTTATTGGATACGTCATTTAGGATGTGAGTGGTTATATCGTTTGATTCAAGAACCATTGAGACTATTTAATCGCTACATTACAACTATCCCAACCTTTATGTGGTTAGCTTTAAAGCAAATCTCAAATAAATTTGCATCTAAGTAG
- a CDS encoding type II toxin-antitoxin system HicA family toxin, translating into MTGSHHIYIKEGMSVILSIPIDSNRDLPTGTLGSILKDAGLTEEDLD; encoded by the coding sequence ATTACAGGTAGTCATCATATCTATATTAAGGAAGGTATGAGTGTGATTCTTTCTATACCTATTGATAGTAATCGTGATCTACCTACGGGTACACTGGGAAGTATTTTGAAAGATGCTGGTTTGACTGAAGAAGATTTAGATTAA
- a CDS encoding element excision factor XisI family protein: MKLGISNLDIVLAFRDPEERKYTVFATA; this comes from the coding sequence ATGAAGTTAGGTATTTCTAATCTTGATATTGTTTTAGCTTTTCGTGATCCTGAAGAAAGGAAATATACTGTATTTGCTACTGCTTGA
- a CDS encoding DUF3800 domain-containing protein, with the protein MLYIDESGSAKPNPKDECPVFAMGGVLIKRSDEQIINQLVLDFKNRWNLSQEQSLHGNEIRSKKKGFAWLGKLSKVEQQQFLEDLTQTIISCPIVVHACVK; encoded by the coding sequence TTGTTATATATTGATGAATCTGGTAGTGCAAAACCAAATCCTAAAGATGAATGTCCTGTTTTTGCTATGGGTGGAGTTTTAATTAAAAGAAGTGATGAACAAATTATTAATCAATTGGTACTAGATTTTAAAAATCGTTGGAATCTTAGTCAAGAACAATCTTTACATGGTAACGAAATACGCTCTAAGAAAAAAGGATTTGCTTGGTTAGGTAAATTATCTAAGGTTGAACAGCAGCAATTTTTGGAAGATTTGACACAAACTATAATTAGTTGTCCTATAGTTGTTCATGCTTGTGTTAAGTAG
- the mazE gene encoding type II toxin-antitoxin system MazE family antitoxin — MMKVTITLEEDILRFIDQQAKGNRSAYINALLAEQRRKILEAEIIAALQEDAKDLEYQNEISAWDNVAGDGINARG, encoded by the coding sequence ATGATGAAAGTCACAATTACTTTGGAAGAAGACATTCTCAGATTTATTGATCAACAAGCAAAAGGTAATCGTAGTGCCTATATTAACGCACTATTAGCAGAACAAAGACGCAAAATTTTGGAAGCAGAAATAATTGCAGCACTCCAAGAAGATGCGAAAGATTTAGAATATCAAAATGAGATTTCTGCTTGGGATAATGTAGCTGGAGATGGTATTAATGCCAGAGGGTAA
- a CDS encoding type II toxin-antitoxin system PemK/MazF family toxin, whose product MPEGNLTYKRGEIRWVNLDPTVGAEAQKIRACLIVQSDIMNQYGLLTIVMPFRPGSKQAPYIVNIKATVTNGLDKDRFIDVAQIRSVDYRRVLGLVGILEAEYWEEIRTALDVVLGFGV is encoded by the coding sequence ATGCCAGAGGGTAATTTAACTTATAAACGGGGTGAAATTCGCTGGGTAAATCTTGATCCAACTGTGGGAGCAGAAGCACAAAAAATCCGTGCTTGTTTAATAGTTCAAAGTGATATTATGAATCAATATGGATTATTAACTATTGTGATGCCATTCCGACCAGGAAGTAAGCAAGCTCCCTATATTGTCAATATCAAAGCAACAGTAACTAATGGATTAGATAAAGATCGTTTTATTGATGTTGCTCAGATTCGTTCTGTAGATTATCGTCGGGTTTTAGGTTTGGTGGGAATTTTAGAAGCTGAATATTGGGAAGAAATTCGTACTGCTTTGGATGTGGTGTTAGGGTTTGGGGTTTAA
- a CDS encoding type II toxin-antitoxin system HicB family antitoxin — MKIKAIIWEEDGVWCGSVPALPGCHTWGESYEHLLEMLKDAVQGWLEVASQQEEVEPQKQLIELSL; from the coding sequence ATGAAAATAAAAGCAATTATTTGGGAAGAAGACGGTGTATGGTGTGGTTCTGTACCAGCTTTACCAGGATGTCATACCTGGGGTGAAAGTTACGAACATTTATTAGAAATGTTGAAAGATGCTGTTCAAGGTTGGTTAGAAGTTGCTAGTCAGCAAGAAGAAGTTGAACCACAAAAACAGTTGATTGAGTTATCTTTATGA
- a CDS encoding type II toxin-antitoxin system HicA family toxin produces the protein MKSVSGKSLCKIVERYEWNLKRITGSHHIYVKEGMSVILSIPVHGNRDLPTGTLRSILKDASLTEEDLD, from the coding sequence ATGAAATCCGTTTCTGGTAAATCTCTGTGTAAGATTGTTGAACGCTATGAATGGAATCTAAAAAGGATTACAGGTAGTCATCATATCTATGTTAAGGAAGGTATGAGTGTGATTCTTTCTATACCTGTTCATGGTAATCGTGATTTACCTACTGGTACACTCAGAAGTATTTTGAAAGATGCTAGTTTGACTGAGGAAGATTTAGATTAA